The nucleotide window ATACTCGATTATTAAAGTGTCAACTAATTATTTACATGGTTTTGACCGTAGGTGAAGATGGACCTaatccggatgaagatcaagcggcgagcaagaaccgaacacacgttaaatgaagcttccgcgtcaaatcttgatttgtgttgttataagtgaattatgtaaacacttataaattgtttttgaaatgttGTAAACATTTGGGAATGTTGGTATaacaagtttttgtaaagtcacattttagcATAAAAATGTGTAtcttattattaaaatattaataaaaccagacgggcgttacaagttggtatcagagctcaaggttaaaaagaataaagtgttcagtttgaggcttgatcgcaaatccggtaagtacatgtatgttaatggtttagcatgttaaagtgttgaaaacaacacatagggttatcgtgtaatacacgttaccctaattaaaatgattgatatagttgacgaaaataAGCGCGTTGAcacgtatagtagaaaaagccttgtattataatacgggcgattattgaagttgatattaTTAACTCTTGTAAATGTTtaagttgaaggacactcgcatctaaAGATAGCGGGAGTCTAACAAATTGTGGACTTGACGGAGGAACGGTCCAAAGTACGACAAGTAGAAcatgctcaccaaggacctaaatcgctTAGCGatcgcgaacaaggctaatggcaagaaAAGCCTGTCAGGGCAAGcgttaccaggtgcacattttaaatttaattgcacatatagtaatatgcaacaaatacgtagagattgaaagttgcatatgtagtgaatagaaaacctatccgggatattgtttccaagagaaacgaatagaggcattacttacatggggtgtaatgtgaaaattataaaaaggtcatgtataccaggtgttgatcgcttactctggccaagtaagtggtgagcacgtggtaccatgaactttttatgatggacatacttatatccgatgtagtaaggacagggtaaatgggacaaattaaaaggtacccaaatgaatcaaatgagcaaaatatttgataataatgtaaacgcacagccgagtgacggaagcgtattacaataggataatgagcccgagtgaagggacaaggattaatgtaaaatgattaagatatgctttgggagggagtgtacttacactcgaacccggaaaaatccaaacatgtaaaatgattaagatatgcaatgggagggggtgtacttacactcgaacccggaaaacacaaacatgtaaaatgattaagatatgcaatgggagggggtgtacttacactcgaacccggaaaatacaagcatgtaaaatgattaagatatgcaatgggaggggtgtacttacactcgaacacGGAAAATACAAACATGTAAATTGATTAAGATATGCATCGGGaggggggtgtacttacactcgaacccggagaatacAAACATGTAAATTGATTAAGATATGCAtcgggagggggtgtacttacactcgaacccggaggaTACAAACATGTAAATTGATTAAGATATGCAtcgggagggggtgtacttacactcgaacccggataatacaaacatgtaaaatgattaagatatgcatCGGCCGGaggggggtgtacttacactcgaacccggaaaatgcaaatatgtctCTTAACGggtgatgtgcgtgtagtgtaatatatttttggtatatattttaagccatttttacactttttagccaagttttaaatttataaaacaggatatttactaacactaaacacacatatgggcaagtgcacctatcgtggacgtagtatagtgttggtaagataccgaggtcgtccaaggacacaagagcttttagtaccggtttatcctcaacgtctaatcaaatcaaaatgttagaaaagatttttaaactaagaaaataaaactaactaaattttCATGTGGTTGTAGGACCCGATGGCCTAGGTTGGAGGACCCGATggccttggttgtaggtgccagTTGGAGGACCCGatggcctaggtctattatcaatgtagtttaccgattcttgttgatcgtctgtttctttcatacaactccaattttcatgtggcccaccacacccttcacaagccataaccgagaccgtttttgttatttccaatttttttatttttgaagaaagggcctcgatttgggcttgtaaagaagtgatttcatcaaccttatgggcgctcggggcaatggatttattgcctcggggagtgtgccactgaaaattggtttgagcaatttcctcaatttgattatatatttcatgcgggcgacgattacctaaaagtccctcGGAGCTAGAGTCCAGTgtttgccttgtgtgtggcaacagcccattatagaaagtggacacttgttgccatatcgcaaggccgtgatgtggacactttcgcaatagctccttgaacctttcccaagtttcatataaggattccccgtcctcttgtgaatatgtattcatttcagtcattaatttagccgtgtTAGCGGGatggaaatacttatatagaaatttttgggctagttcatcccaggtatttaccgatccagctgggagggcgttaagccaagcttttgctcggtcttttagtgaaaaaggaaacattcggaggcggatggcgtcatttgatgctccattgatccgaaaggtatcacatatatctaagaaattagtaatatgtagatggggatcctcgtccgcaagcccatggaaggttgcggagttctgaagcatctgtatcaaatgcaGCCGAAGTttgaagttattggcttcaacattcggtgcattgatagcggcgccgagattacctatggtgggtcgtagataatccatgagggtacgttggtccgccattggaagtgggttccccgaaaccttctcttggtttttggcttttagtcttttctgagaaagcgttcgggttcttctagaggttcttttatgtccttattagaattggagctcatacactacgtagggttggcgtctggttccaagtcctgcaacaaaaacagaaaagaatgctggtcagaaggttcaccacggccccgtgctcagtgaacacggcccgtggtcggagttacagtgattgttttccagatcccagttactggagagttggacacggccccgtgttgcaccgacacggccccgtggtcagccttctgtaacttggaaaactaaaaacttccagtaacaacgctgggcacggcccgtgctgagctctgcagaatctgaaaaactaagaaaatcctaaaaaaattaaaaagaaaattaaaaaaaatgattaggccgttgattcctaactttcttaaaatccttgtgtcaccggcagtggcgccaaaaacttgatgtgcttgtagtgtaatatatttttggtatatattttaagccctttttacactttttagccaagttttaaatttataaaacacgatatttactaatactaaacacacatatgggcaagtgcacccatcgtggacgtagtatagtgttggtaagataccgaggtcgtccaaggacacaagagcttttagtaccggtttatcctcaacgtctaatcaaatcaaaatgttagaaaagatttttaaactaagaaaataaaactaactaaatgctgaaaaataaaaaaaacaaaaaaaaaaaacagacagacaagatgaatcacttggatccgactcgtgtattaatataacctttgattattttcgcacttttgcacttgtttaagagattgtcttagttattgtagtatgcccctcttttgaaggcgacgttaccctcaacccagtagtttgagtcagcaaggatacaatcctaaagggtcggattattgaaagataatgaattaagttattaatgcaaattatggtaggcccctcttttggaggtgacgttactctcgactaagtagtctgagtcagcagggatacagtcctaaatagccgggttatagcattaatagtagttaacttatgagggggtcaaagagtttggatccccgccatccaatacctttgggtattgaaggagatcctactaaatttgacccaggtctcttgcaggacctctaaacgctgaacaagggcaagacctttaccaaactgttcccttaacccccgaccaggtagccaacatacctccatatagaccgtggagatatgaatggtgaaaatcttttattttatatagacagtaaaataatgccaagacaccacggacaaacgataaggaaaagtcaccttcaacatattaaagtcattaatacaaaatcaaataaaaagtgcaaaagattaaaaataaaaagtattatactaaacacttgtcttcaccaagtgatgtaagagacttaggcaaacatggccttgattgtcaagaactcttacgatcaatcttggatcccgagacgactcacacactctatgatggacaatggatgatggtggtggatgatggtgttgtgatggtggtgggtggtggatgaagtgtgagagaggtgttgtgccaagggatgagttgcaatgaagccaatcactcctatttataggctgaacagaggcctgggcacggcctcgtgtccgctgggcacggccacgtgcccgtctgacactatctctcctcattaattgtaattcgcaattacaattaatgcgtctgcagtactttgggcacgcccccgtggtgagcaatagaagcttctacaggtttgtcttttctgttgcttcttgggcacggctccgtgctcgctgagcacggggcgtgttcagtcttctgccttctctgtgttgcttgggaggatgctgtcgaggggtcgggcaatccacttttgttccttttcttgtatttatgttagatttagctgcctttttgcttcttttgttaatttgagctcatttaatcctgaaaatacaaaaggaagacaaaaacacattttttccaacattagtacttaaaaagggttagttttatgcctcatttgatgtaatttatatgttgcattttacacacatcaacgggcgtttttgtaaaacgtcaaacttgaggACAAAGTTGGAATATAAAAGCGAAGCGAGGTCTTAATGTATActgggagggttgcaataataacgacttcggtaaaacaacCGGTTGATGGGTAGGAATTTTAACGCATGTGTAAACCAAGAGGCGTGAACACAGGTTAAAAATCAAAAGACTTAGATTATGAGTTATGACTATGATGATGGCGATACCAAATTCTACCTAGGGCTTTTTCTAGTGATGGGTTGTGAGTTAATAATGCAAGATTTGAAAACAAAAGTTGCAAATCTGAACACAACCTTACTTTTTTTTAACGATAGAAGCTTTTGTtgattataaaaatattttacaagCTTCTGGctagagcatacaaatacatactAAAAGTAGCATTTCTCATGATACAATGTAGCATTTCCCTTAAATTAATATTTCTCACCATTATTACTTCCGAGTTATACAAAACTAAAACTCATTCAAAGCCCCTTTAGACCCAACAATTTTAATATCATTGAGTGCTCATTTATAACCTTTGCATCCACCCCATTCCTCAACGGTTGTGCAATGAGCAACCAATCACCCGTCGCTACAACAAACGCCACCGTAACCGGCCCCGACACCATCCTATGTAACTGAAACCTGCCGTTAACCGCCTTCTTAACAGCCACCTCAACAGCCGTACACACCCCATGCAGTACAAAAAAACATGTCACCTCCCATGTTGGCCGAACACGCAATATATATAAATACATCAATTCATGCATGAGCCCCGACACTGCAAATGTCACAAAAATCGCCAACATCTGCCCACACAGCCTACCAAGAGTCGGCGTCCAGATTGCGCGAATTGGACTATACACACTAGCCCGAAGGATGCTAGACGACATAAGGTTCCAGCGGCGGCCCCAGAAATCCTGAAGCGATGTAGCCAGGTAAGGTTCATTGAATTGCGGTTCGATTTTGAAACCGAATCCGACAAAAATCTTAACCAAGAAAGCAGCGATGGCGAACCAAAACTCTAAACCAATGTACATATGGATAAAGTAGAAAACTATAACCACATCCCAGGGAAGGTTATCTTTGTACTTGTAAAAATGTAGCATCACATTGAGAATAACAGCTTTAACCGCCAACAGAATCGGTTTATGTGATGGATCAACTGAATCCGAGAGTTTGTTATTGGGTTGTTTAGGGTTGATTGGAAGGAGAGCAATGGCGATGAAAGGGAGGATTGGTAAGGGTGGTGTGGAAGATAAAGGGCCGCGGTTGAAGGCGAAGAGTAGGAGTTTGAAGTTACCGAGCCATATGAGGAAGAAGAAGGCGGGGAAGGCGAGATGGACGGTGGAGATTGGCAGtgggaggatgaagaagagggtGATGATGGGGAGAAGAGAGAGTAACCGCGGGACGCCATGCGATATCCGAGGTGGAATCAAGTAGCAATAACATATGGAAAAGATGGCGATAAGCCATAAGTTGATGAAGGTTTTGAGTTCTTCGTCAAGTTCCATATTTCCTTTGTGGAAAATTAACATGTTAAAACTATTGTATATATCCATTCGTTTGCATAGCACAAGTATACTCACCTTGCTTAGAATATAAAAGGGTGAGGGAGATCCGAGGTGTGGATTTGGATGGTTGAAGGGATGTTTATATCCTGTTCAATTAATTAAAAGGTTGCATGGGTGTTGATTTTTTGTTCGATTAATTAAAAGGTTGAATGAATGCGGGAAATGGGAGGTGGGGACTTGGACGGTGGGTGGGTGGGGATTTGATCAGAGATGGGTGTTGGTGGTGGGGttagaattttcattttcaaaacaaaacaaataaatattatatatatacagaTATAAAAGACTAATTATCCTTATGTGATCGAACTTAATTGATAATTTTAACTGGGTTAATGTTAAAGGACTTAGTgtgtaatgtttttaataaagaaagaaccgtgactgtaattattgaagttaaaggttattcattgcaatctgatacaaatATAAAGTACGACAATTGTAATTTACCCTAGAAAATATTGTACCCATTCGTTTACATGGTACAGTAGGACATGGTGTTATAGGATGATATTTTGTCACAATAGTACAGCaatttaaaaaagaaataaatagGTAAATATGAAGTTACAAGTGAAAatacataacgtacaagtatacTTGCTTTTTCTGTTACATATTATCATTAGGGTGAgcggggcactcccctaagacgggagtcccctctcttacgcacaccGAATCAGGTTATGctacgtcaactcccctcttaaactcccctcacaccccaatttgatggcgacATTCCCCTATTAggtgacttgtttttttattaaaaaaaaaagaaaatgttttgatTGGTTGAAATAACAGATGGGCCCACCATCTCCTCCCTCTTCACGCGGTGACTTCTCCCCAATTCCCCTCCCTGCACCCCCTCCCCGCACCAACGACGGCGGTGTTCCCGCTAGGTGACTTGGGTCACCGAAAGGGGTTACCGCTGGTGCCCCGGATACCCTTAGCTTATCATAGAGGacatctatctattatactaaagcaaaataaaggTTGACTTTTTGACTTTGATGTGGCTATTCTCTTTGGCCAGAGAATTGTGAAATTGGGCGCCATTCTCATATTCTACCTATTTCCTTCAATTTCCTTCAATTCCTTCAATTCTCTGCGCGGTTTCTTTAGATTATATATGGAAGGTTGCAATCT belongs to Helianthus annuus cultivar XRQ/B chromosome 5, HanXRQr2.0-SUNRISE, whole genome shotgun sequence and includes:
- the LOC110939458 gene encoding long-chain-alcohol O-fatty-acyltransferase; protein product: MDIYNSFNMLIFHKGNMELDEELKTFINLWLIAIFSICYCYLIPPRISHGVPRLLSLLPIITLFFILPLPISTVHLAFPAFFFLIWLGNFKLLLFAFNRGPLSSTPPLPILPFIAIALLPINPKQPNNKLSDSVDPSHKPILLAVKAVILNVMLHFYKYKDNLPWDVVIVFYFIHMYIGLEFWFAIAAFLVKIFVGFGFKIEPQFNEPYLATSLQDFWGRRWNLMSSSILRASVYSPIRAIWTPTLGRLCGQMLAIFVTFAVSGLMHELMYLYILRVRPTWEVTCFFVLHGVCTAVEVAVKKAVNGRFQLHRMVSGPVTVAFVVATGDWLLIAQPLRNGVDAKVINEHSMILKLLGLKGL